One Gammaproteobacteria bacterium DNA window includes the following coding sequences:
- a CDS encoding CvpA family protein, whose product MSILPSRVFSVLWIDYTLLGLVLLSAVISVIRGFVREALSLAVWVLAFWVGVRYSPLVSEVFLNAVTNPSLRQIAAFLILFIVTMMVGGLLSALLSQVMKLPVLRSMDRSLGVVFGLVRGGVIVAVLVLVGSYTPFREAQWWQDSLIISFVEPLLNNYLGQILEPLQSALGGAAQQ is encoded by the coding sequence TGGATAGATTACACCCTGCTGGGCCTGGTTTTGCTGTCGGCCGTGATCAGCGTGATCCGCGGCTTTGTCCGCGAAGCGCTGTCGCTGGCGGTGTGGGTGCTGGCCTTCTGGGTGGGCGTGCGCTACAGCCCTTTGGTCAGCGAAGTGTTTCTGAACGCGGTCACCAATCCCTCGTTGCGGCAGATTGCCGCCTTTTTGATTTTGTTCATTGTGACGATGATGGTAGGCGGGCTGCTGAGTGCGCTGCTGTCGCAGGTCATGAAACTGCCGGTGTTGCGCAGCATGGACCGGTCGCTGGGCGTGGTGTTTGGCCTGGTGCGGGGCGGGGTGATCGTCGCGGTGCTGGTGCTGGTGGGCAGTTACACCCCTTTCCGGGAAGCGCAATGGTGGCAGGACTCCCTGATCATCTCTTTCGTGGAGCCCTTGTTGAACAACTACCTGGGCCAGATTCTCGAACCTTTGCAATCCGCGCTGGGTGGCGCGGCGCAGCAATGA